One Polaribacter sp. SA4-12 genomic window carries:
- a CDS encoding 3-oxoacyl-ACP synthase III family protein: protein MISSKITGTGTFIPSIIKENKDFLDKDFLNEDGTSFSTDNDEIIEKFKAITGIAERRYAKPEFNTSDLAFFAAQKAIEDANINKEDLSYIIVAHNFGDVNAGSNQTDLLPSLATRVKHKLGIENPNCVAYDILFGCPGWVEATIQAHAFIKAGMATKCLVIGAETLSRVVDESDRDSMIFSDGAGACILEATEEVGSGVLSHATQTYAKDEAFYLHYGESFNKTKEDDVRYIKMLGRKIYEFALVNVPIAMKVALDKSGVSIDEVKKVFIHQANEKMDEAIIKRFFRLFKKKVPEGVMPMSIYKLGNSSVATVPTLLDLVLKGQIENQEVNKGDVVIFTSVGAGMNLNAIVYRF, encoded by the coding sequence ATGATTTCATCAAAAATAACGGGAACAGGAACTTTTATACCGTCAATTATAAAAGAAAATAAAGATTTCTTAGATAAAGATTTCTTAAACGAAGATGGAACGTCTTTTAGTACTGATAATGATGAAATTATAGAGAAATTTAAAGCGATTACAGGTATTGCTGAAAGACGGTATGCAAAACCAGAATTTAATACTTCAGATTTGGCTTTTTTTGCTGCTCAAAAAGCAATAGAAGATGCAAATATTAATAAAGAAGATCTTAGTTATATTATTGTAGCTCATAATTTTGGAGATGTAAATGCAGGTTCTAATCAAACTGATTTATTACCAAGTTTAGCAACAAGAGTTAAACATAAATTAGGAATTGAAAACCCTAATTGTGTTGCTTATGATATTCTTTTTGGTTGCCCAGGTTGGGTTGAAGCTACTATCCAAGCCCACGCATTTATAAAAGCAGGTATGGCTACTAAATGTTTAGTAATTGGCGCAGAAACTTTATCTAGAGTGGTAGATGAATCTGATAGAGATTCTATGATTTTTAGTGATGGAGCTGGAGCTTGTATTTTAGAAGCAACAGAAGAAGTAGGGTCAGGGGTTTTAAGTCATGCTACTCAAACGTATGCAAAAGACGAGGCATTCTATCTTCATTATGGAGAATCTTTTAATAAAACGAAAGAAGACGATGTTCGTTATATTAAAATGCTAGGAAGAAAAATTTATGAATTTGCATTGGTAAACGTCCCTATAGCTATGAAAGTTGCTTTAGATAAAAGTGGTGTTTCTATAGATGAAGTTAAGAAGGTTTTCATTCATCAAGCAAACGAGAAAATGGATGAAGCAATAATAAAACGTTTCTTTAGATTATTCAAAAAGAAAGTTCCAGAAGGAGTGATGCCTATGAGTATTTATAAATTAGGAAATAGTTCTGTTGCAACGGTACCAACTTTATTAGATTTAGTTTTAAAAGGACAAATTGAAAATCAAGAAGTAAATAAAGGAGATGTAGTAATTTTTACATCTGTTGGAGCTGGAATGAACTTAAACGCGATTGTTTATAGGTTTTAA
- the porV gene encoding type IX secretion system outer membrane channel protein PorV, whose translation MKKLGIYFLLCAFVSVKVSAQTNTEVTGGITTATPFLLIVPDARAGGMGDMGVATSADAFSLFHNAAKMTFSNRQVKTGITYSPWLRNLTDDIFIGSASYMNRFSENAAWGADFKYFSLGQIDLTDSNGNANGTINPNEFVATGSYALKLSETFSMGVGLKYIRSNLAFNGTSGNSLQPINSFAVDVSGYYQSLEENYGNFNGRYRLGFNIANIGPKVAYTPGNEDFIPTNLKIGGGFDFILDDYNTISTTVEFTKLLVPHTGDDSDQDTGWVEGIFSSFGDAPGGFSEEIKEFTYAFGAEYLYNNAFALRGGYFHESEDKGNRQYFTLGGGFKTNALNIDLSYLINSSDVNNPLENSLRFSLSFDLGEVFDDY comes from the coding sequence TGAAAAAATTAGGAATCTATTTTTTACTTTGTGCATTTGTAAGTGTAAAAGTATCAGCACAAACAAATACTGAAGTTACAGGAGGAATTACAACAGCTACACCATTTTTATTAATTGTGCCAGATGCAAGAGCAGGTGGTATGGGAGATATGGGAGTTGCAACATCTGCAGATGCTTTTTCTCTTTTTCATAATGCAGCAAAAATGACCTTTAGTAATAGACAGGTTAAAACAGGTATAACATATTCTCCTTGGTTACGTAATTTAACAGATGATATTTTTATAGGAAGTGCTTCTTATATGAATCGTTTTAGTGAAAATGCAGCTTGGGGAGCAGATTTTAAATATTTTTCTTTAGGTCAAATTGATCTAACAGATAGTAATGGAAACGCTAATGGAACGATTAATCCGAACGAATTTGTAGCAACAGGTTCTTATGCTTTAAAATTAAGTGAAACTTTTTCTATGGGAGTTGGGTTAAAATATATTCGATCTAACTTAGCTTTTAACGGTACTTCTGGTAACTCTTTACAACCAATTAACTCTTTTGCGGTTGATGTTTCGGGGTATTATCAATCTTTAGAAGAAAACTACGGAAACTTTAATGGACGTTATAGATTAGGTTTTAATATTGCTAATATTGGACCAAAAGTTGCTTATACCCCAGGTAATGAAGATTTTATTCCAACTAATTTAAAAATAGGTGGTGGGTTTGATTTTATTTTAGACGATTACAATACAATCTCTACAACAGTAGAATTTACAAAATTATTAGTTCCACATACAGGTGATGATTCTGATCAAGACACAGGTTGGGTAGAAGGAATCTTTAGCTCTTTTGGCGACGCTCCTGGAGGATTTAGTGAAGAAATTAAAGAATTTACATACGCTTTTGGAGCAGAGTATTTATACAATAATGCTTTTGCTTTAAGAGGAGGTTATTTTCATGAAAGTGAAGACAAAGGAAATAGACAGTATTTTACTTTAGGTGGTGGGTTTAAAACCAATGCATTAAATATAGATTTATCTTACTTAATTAATTCTTCTGATGTAAATAATCCTTTAGAAAACTCTTTACGTTTCTCTTTATCATTTGATTTAGGAGAAGTTTTTGATGATTATTAA
- the cdd gene encoding cytidine deaminase, translated as MRKIEISTSAIIYNDISELSAEDNMLMNKAIEARKKAYAPYSKFNVGAALLLDNGEIVLGNNQESAAYPSGMCAERVAIWKAGSTYPDMKIKKLAISASSSISKVDKPVGPCGACRQTLSEYEINQKESFPVIFMGEVGEVVKTESLLSLLPFSFDSSYL; from the coding sequence ATGAGAAAAATTGAAATTTCAACTTCAGCAATTATTTATAACGATATTTCAGAGCTTTCTGCAGAAGATAATATGTTAATGAATAAAGCAATAGAAGCAAGAAAAAAAGCATACGCACCATATTCTAAGTTTAATGTAGGTGCTGCTTTATTGTTAGATAATGGAGAAATTGTTTTAGGAAATAATCAAGAAAGTGCAGCGTATCCTTCTGGTATGTGTGCAGAAAGAGTTGCTATTTGGAAAGCTGGATCTACGTATCCAGATATGAAAATTAAAAAGTTAGCAATTTCAGCAAGTTCATCAATTTCTAAAGTAGATAAACCTGTAGGGCCTTGTGGTGCTTGTAGACAAACGTTATCTGAATATGAAATAAATCAGAAAGAATCATTCCCTGTTATTTTTATGGGAGAAGTAGGTGAGGTTGTAAAAACAGAATCACTGCTTTCTTTATTGCCTTTTTCTTTTGATAGCTCTTATCTTTAA
- the guaA gene encoding glutamine-hydrolyzing GMP synthase, producing the protein MQQHNVLILDFGSQYTQLIARRVRELNIYCEIHPYNHQPANASEFKAVILSGSPNSVRGENVLHPDLSEIRGKKPVLAVCYGAQYLAHFSGGQVAPSNTREYGRANLSFVKSGETFFENISEGSQVWMSHSDTIKELPTNGELLASTKDVENAAYKIKGEDTFAIQFHPEVYHSKDGKQLLENFLVKIAGVAQTWTPDSFVESTVAAIREKVGNDKVVLGLSGGVDSSVAAVLLNKAIGENLYCIFVNNGLLRKNEFETVLKRYEGMGLNVKGVDASARFLKALEGLTDPEKKRKAIGNSFIEVFDDEAHKITDVTWLAQGTIYPDVIESVSVNGGPSATIKSHHNVGGLPDYMKLKIVEPLKMIFKDEVRRVGASMGIDPELLGRHPFPGPGLGIRILGDITAEKVRILQEVDAVFINGLKEDGLYDKVWQAGAMLLPVNSVGVMGDERTYEKVVALRAVESTDGMTADWVNLPYEFLQKTSNKIINQVKGVNRVVYDISSKPPATIEWE; encoded by the coding sequence ATGCAACAACACAACGTACTTATTTTAGATTTCGGATCGCAATACACACAACTAATTGCGAGAAGAGTAAGAGAATTAAACATTTACTGTGAAATTCATCCTTATAATCATCAACCTGCAAACGCAAGCGAATTTAAAGCAGTTATCTTATCAGGTAGCCCAAACTCTGTAAGAGGTGAAAATGTTTTACATCCTGATTTATCAGAAATTAGAGGAAAAAAACCTGTTTTAGCGGTTTGTTATGGAGCACAATATTTAGCTCATTTTTCTGGCGGACAAGTAGCTCCTTCTAACACAAGAGAATATGGAAGAGCAAATTTATCATTTGTAAAAAGTGGTGAAACTTTCTTTGAAAATATTTCTGAAGGTAGTCAAGTTTGGATGAGTCATTCAGATACTATTAAAGAATTGCCAACTAATGGAGAATTATTAGCAAGCACAAAAGACGTTGAAAATGCGGCTTATAAAATTAAAGGTGAAGATACTTTTGCTATTCAATTTCACCCAGAAGTGTATCATTCTAAAGATGGAAAACAATTATTAGAAAACTTTTTAGTTAAAATTGCAGGTGTAGCACAAACTTGGACTCCAGATTCTTTTGTAGAAAGTACTGTAGCAGCAATTAGAGAAAAAGTAGGAAACGATAAAGTTGTTTTAGGACTTTCTGGAGGTGTAGATTCTTCAGTAGCAGCAGTTTTATTAAACAAAGCAATTGGAGAAAACCTATATTGTATTTTTGTTAATAACGGACTTTTACGTAAAAATGAGTTCGAAACTGTATTGAAAAGATACGAAGGAATGGGATTAAACGTTAAAGGTGTAGATGCATCGGCACGTTTTTTGAAAGCATTAGAAGGATTAACAGATCCTGAGAAAAAAAGAAAAGCAATTGGTAACTCTTTTATTGAAGTTTTTGATGATGAGGCACACAAAATAACAGATGTAACTTGGTTAGCACAAGGAACTATTTATCCTGATGTAATTGAGTCTGTTTCTGTAAATGGAGGTCCATCTGCAACTATTAAAAGTCATCATAATGTGGGAGGTTTACCAGATTATATGAAATTAAAAATTGTAGAACCTTTAAAAATGATTTTTAAAGACGAAGTAAGAAGAGTAGGGGCTTCTATGGGAATTGATCCTGAGTTATTAGGACGTCATCCTTTTCCTGGTCCAGGTTTAGGAATTCGTATTTTAGGTGATATAACTGCAGAAAAAGTAAGAATTTTACAAGAAGTTGATGCTGTTTTTATAAACGGATTAAAAGAAGATGGCTTGTATGATAAAGTTTGGCAAGCAGGTGCAATGTTACTTCCAGTAAACTCTGTTGGAGTAATGGGAGATGAAAGAACGTATGAAAAAGTTGTAGCTTTAAGAGCTGTAGAAAGTACAGATGGAATGACTGCAGATTGGGTAAATTTACCTTACGAATTTTTGCAGAAAACATCTAATAAAATTATAAATCAAGTAAAAGGTGTAAATAGAGTTGTTTATGATATCAGTTCTAAACCACCTGCAACAATAGAATGGGAATAA
- a CDS encoding group III truncated hemoglobin, which yields MKPDISSREDIKLIITKFYDLLLADQKMIPFFEDIVVQNHLEEHLDVISDFWNDILFDTNSYSNNVMKKHVDKNVFVEFKKEHFTIWMSYLSETIDAHFDGENTFNMKNRARSIATVMELKLDIYK from the coding sequence ATGAAACCAGATATTTCATCAAGAGAAGATATAAAACTTATTATTACTAAGTTTTATGATTTGTTATTGGCAGATCAAAAAATGATTCCTTTTTTCGAGGATATTGTTGTGCAAAATCATTTAGAAGAGCATTTAGATGTCATTTCAGACTTTTGGAATGATATTCTTTTTGATACAAATTCATATTCTAATAACGTGATGAAAAAACATGTTGATAAAAATGTTTTTGTTGAATTTAAGAAAGAGCATTTTACAATTTGGATGTCGTATTTATCTGAAACTATTGATGCTCATTTTGATGGCGAAAATACTTTCAATATGAAAAATAGAGCAAGGTCTATCGCTACTGTTATGGAACTAAAGCTAGATATTTATAAATAA
- the ccsA gene encoding cytochrome c biogenesis protein CcsA, which translates to MKKILNILYSTRLTAVLFILFATAMGIATFIENDFGTQTSKALVYNTWWFELIMVFFVINFFGNIFRYRLYRKEKWAVLMFHLAFLFILIGAGVTRYIGYEGIMLINEGETTSQFLSETTYLNVAVDDGKNQRTPNIEQSLLLSAWGENNLEFTSNFKAQKIDFKLVNYIPWAEKKLVEDENGVDHLFFVESSEGTRHEHWIKKGTIQNIHGVLVGFDASNNNASINFTKEDGNLKMISKDDGDWFRMADQKRGNIVKDSVQNFQFLTLHNVAGLQFVIPRPAEKGIMKTVSGPKDNKKLDVVVFDVTTNNETKQVELSGGKYNVDGVKELTIGNLNFRMWYGANVLETPFAVKLNDFQLEKYPGSESAAAYASEVTVIDQNETYDYRIFMNHILDHKGYKFFQSSYDLSGPVEQTHLSVNHDFLGTFITYLGYSLLYIGLICILFAKNTRFDDLKDGLRKIRKKKMTLSIVAALFISSFSFAQHDAHQPNKITEQQIDSILKANLVDVDHAESFNKLVVQDAGGRMKPAHTFASELVRKVSKTETFKDMKPSQVLLSIIENPRLWFEVPVIYLEKGNTKIREQLSIPVTAKYARLSDFITPRGAYKIKDQVAEAQKKNVKNKFEKDLIKIDKRVGLLYSAIGGGILRIFPIPNDDNNTWVSQPESSTAGFKGTDSVFVRQSLPVYIQFLQDAKKTNDYSKADQILDGIKKFQMKFGSEVHPSEKRIDLEISYNKIQPFQKLVKYYGYTSLLLIIFVLWQIFNPKKWVNNTVKILIIVIVGLFIVHTLSLISRWYISGNAPWTNAYESIIFVAWATMLFGLLIGRKSALTITAATFLAAITLFFAGQNWLDPEIANIQPVLNSWWLLVHTSIIVASYGPLSLGMILGIFALILMVFTTEQNKKKMDLNIREITIINEMAITVGLVMLTIGNFLGGMWANESWGRYWGWDPKETWALISIMIYAFVLHMRLIPGLRGRLSFNFASAFAYLSIMMTYFGVNFYLAGLHSYASGDQSVTPKEAYIYIATLILLTVVASFKYKKYFKK; encoded by the coding sequence TCTACACGCTTAACAGCCGTATTATTTATCCTTTTCGCTACAGCAATGGGAATTGCAACCTTTATAGAAAACGATTTCGGAACACAAACATCGAAAGCCTTAGTTTATAATACTTGGTGGTTTGAGTTAATTATGGTATTTTTTGTAATTAATTTCTTCGGAAATATTTTTAGATATAGACTTTACAGAAAAGAGAAATGGGCTGTTTTAATGTTTCATTTAGCATTTTTATTCATTCTTATTGGAGCTGGTGTTACACGTTATATTGGTTATGAAGGTATTATGCTGATAAATGAAGGAGAAACTACAAGTCAGTTTTTATCTGAAACAACGTATTTAAATGTAGCTGTTGATGATGGAAAAAACCAAAGAACTCCTAATATTGAGCAAAGTTTATTATTATCTGCTTGGGGTGAAAATAATCTTGAATTTACATCAAATTTTAAAGCCCAAAAGATAGATTTTAAATTAGTAAACTATATTCCTTGGGCAGAAAAGAAATTAGTAGAAGATGAAAATGGTGTAGATCATCTGTTTTTTGTAGAATCTTCTGAAGGAACTCGTCATGAACATTGGATTAAGAAAGGAACGATTCAGAATATTCATGGAGTTTTAGTTGGTTTTGATGCTTCTAATAATAATGCTTCTATCAACTTTACAAAAGAAGATGGAAACTTAAAAATGATTTCTAAAGATGATGGTGATTGGTTTAGAATGGCAGATCAAAAAAGAGGAAACATTGTAAAAGATTCTGTTCAAAATTTTCAATTTTTAACACTACACAACGTTGCCGGCTTACAATTTGTGATTCCAAGACCTGCTGAAAAAGGAATTATGAAAACTGTTAGTGGACCAAAAGATAATAAAAAATTAGATGTAGTTGTATTTGATGTAACAACTAATAATGAAACAAAACAAGTAGAACTTTCTGGTGGTAAATATAATGTTGATGGTGTAAAAGAACTAACTATTGGTAATTTAAATTTTAGAATGTGGTATGGCGCTAATGTTTTAGAAACTCCATTTGCTGTAAAATTAAATGACTTTCAATTAGAAAAATATCCAGGGTCAGAAAGTGCTGCAGCTTATGCAAGTGAAGTTACTGTTATTGATCAAAACGAAACATATGATTATAGAATTTTTATGAATCATATTTTAGACCACAAAGGATATAAATTCTTTCAATCGAGCTACGATTTATCAGGTCCGGTAGAACAAACTCATCTTTCTGTAAACCATGATTTCTTAGGAACTTTTATTACGTATTTAGGATATTCTCTTTTATACATTGGTTTAATTTGTATTCTTTTTGCTAAAAACACTCGTTTTGATGATTTAAAAGATGGTTTGAGAAAAATTAGAAAGAAAAAAATGACGTTATCTATTGTAGCAGCATTATTTATTTCAAGTTTTAGTTTTGCACAGCACGATGCACATCAACCAAATAAAATTACAGAACAACAAATAGACTCTATTTTAAAAGCAAATTTAGTTGATGTTGATCATGCCGAAAGTTTCAACAAACTAGTTGTACAAGATGCTGGTGGACGAATGAAACCAGCACATACTTTTGCTTCTGAATTAGTTAGAAAAGTTAGTAAAACAGAAACTTTTAAAGACATGAAACCAAGTCAGGTTTTGTTATCTATTATAGAAAACCCAAGACTTTGGTTTGAAGTACCAGTTATTTATTTAGAAAAAGGGAATACTAAAATTAGAGAACAGCTAAGCATACCTGTGACTGCTAAATATGCTCGTTTATCTGATTTTATTACTCCTAGAGGAGCGTATAAAATAAAAGATCAAGTTGCTGAAGCACAAAAGAAAAATGTAAAAAATAAGTTCGAGAAAGATTTAATTAAAATTGATAAACGTGTAGGTTTATTATACAGTGCTATTGGTGGTGGTATTTTACGCATTTTCCCAATTCCTAATGATGATAATAACACTTGGGTTTCTCAACCAGAAAGTTCTACTGCAGGTTTTAAAGGGACAGATTCTGTTTTTGTTCGTCAATCTTTACCTGTTTATATTCAGTTTTTACAGGATGCAAAAAAGACAAATGATTATTCTAAAGCAGATCAAATTTTAGATGGAATTAAAAAGTTTCAAATGAAGTTTGGATCTGAAGTACATCCATCAGAAAAAAGAATTGATTTAGAGATTTCTTATAATAAGATTCAACCATTTCAAAAACTTGTAAAGTACTATGGTTATACAAGTTTACTTTTAATAATTTTTGTTTTATGGCAAATATTCAATCCTAAAAAATGGGTTAATAATACTGTGAAAATATTAATAATTGTTATTGTTGGTTTATTTATTGTACATACTTTAAGTTTAATTTCTCGCTGGTATATTAGTGGAAATGCACCTTGGACAAACGCATATGAATCTATTATTTTTGTTGCTTGGGCAACAATGTTATTCGGTCTACTTATCGGAAGAAAATCTGCCTTAACAATTACAGCAGCTACATTTTTAGCAGCAATTACATTATTTTTTGCAGGTCAAAACTGGTTAGATCCAGAAATTGCAAACATACAACCTGTTTTAAATTCTTGGTGGCTTTTAGTTCATACTTCTATTATTGTAGCTAGTTACGGACCACTTTCATTAGGAATGATTCTTGGTATTTTCGCTTTAATTCTTATGGTTTTTACAACCGAACAGAATAAAAAGAAAATGGATTTAAATATTAGAGAAATTACCATTATTAACGAAATGGCAATTACCGTTGGTTTAGTAATGTTAACTATTGGTAACTTTCTTGGAGGAATGTGGGCAAATGAAAGTTGGGGACGTTATTGGGGTTGGGATCCAAAAGAAACTTGGGCTTTAATCTCTATTATGATTTATGCTTTTGTTTTACACATGCGTTTAATACCAGGTTTAAGAGGTAGATTATCTTTTAATTTTGCTTCAGCATTTGCATATTTATCTATAATGATGACTTATTTTGGTGTAAACTTCTATTTAGCTGGTTTGCATTCTTATGCAAGTGGAGACCAATCTGTAACACCAAAAGAAGCTTATATTTATATTGCAACATTAATTTTATTAACAGTTGTTGCATCCTTTAAGTACAAGAAATACTTTAAAAAGTAA
- a CDS encoding LysM peptidoglycan-binding domain-containing protein → MRIIAKKLDMKTSDLLRLNPDFGRKPKENSVIVIPNKKIRLADNSIKSDALKDVIKDDVKKEEAIKEEKEELIEELKKNFIVYEVKKGDTFYSLTRFYNVSQEEMIVLNPILSEGLKVGQVIKIKPIEEGDASENHIYEDVIDENISLKVALLLPFKTNENDTIKSKDLFTKNRLANIVTDFYLGAELAIDSLRKQGIQIDLNVFDTETKSTKIRSILSENDLDNNDVIIGPLYSEEAEVVANKVNTPVVFPLYSKKQHRFSSSQLIKTSPEKKVFREELTTYIKGNFIKGNLILVGDGKSASNSSNAIIKQSLESHDSISVVNVLKPKNGYIAKDRFLKILKPNEDNWVVLTSDNTILVADAINSLISLPEDTHVRVFAINKGKAFDKIANSKLAKINLTYVSDEYVDEASASTQLFNKQYYMKNNALPSFHATKGFDITYDVLMRLASGENLKATFKEGASFRVESKFDYSNKLFGTSENKGLFIVQYNKDLSLTRLK, encoded by the coding sequence ATGAGAATTATAGCCAAGAAATTGGATATGAAAACCTCAGATTTATTGCGTTTGAATCCTGATTTTGGTAGAAAACCAAAAGAAAATTCAGTTATTGTAATTCCGAATAAAAAAATAAGACTTGCTGATAATTCTATTAAAAGTGATGCTTTAAAAGATGTTATAAAAGATGACGTTAAAAAGGAAGAAGCAATAAAAGAAGAAAAGGAAGAACTTATAGAAGAGCTTAAAAAGAACTTTATTGTTTATGAAGTTAAAAAAGGAGATACTTTTTATAGTCTAACTCGTTTTTACAATGTTTCTCAAGAAGAAATGATTGTTTTAAACCCTATTTTATCGGAAGGTTTAAAAGTTGGGCAAGTCATAAAAATAAAACCAATAGAAGAAGGAGATGCGTCTGAAAATCATATTTATGAAGATGTCATTGATGAAAATATTTCTTTAAAAGTTGCATTACTACTTCCTTTTAAAACAAATGAAAATGATACAATAAAATCTAAAGATCTTTTCACAAAAAATAGATTGGCAAATATTGTAACTGATTTTTATTTAGGAGCAGAATTAGCAATTGATTCTTTAAGAAAACAAGGAATACAAATAGATTTAAACGTTTTTGATACAGAAACTAAGAGTACAAAAATTAGAAGTATCTTATCAGAAAATGACCTAGATAATAACGATGTTATTATTGGTCCTTTATATTCAGAAGAAGCAGAAGTTGTTGCAAATAAAGTAAATACTCCTGTAGTTTTTCCTTTGTACTCAAAAAAACAACATCGATTTTCTTCATCACAATTGATAAAAACTTCACCAGAGAAAAAAGTTTTTAGAGAAGAATTAACTACTTATATAAAAGGCAATTTTATAAAAGGGAATTTAATTTTAGTAGGCGATGGAAAATCAGCGTCAAATAGTTCTAATGCTATAATTAAGCAATCCTTAGAATCTCACGATTCTATTAGCGTTGTAAATGTGTTAAAGCCTAAAAATGGATATATAGCCAAAGATCGTTTCTTAAAAATTTTAAAACCAAATGAAGACAATTGGGTTGTTTTAACTTCTGATAATACTATTTTAGTTGCAGATGCAATTAACAGTTTAATTAGTTTGCCAGAAGATACGCATGTTCGAGTTTTTGCAATTAATAAAGGAAAAGCGTTTGACAAAATAGCCAACTCTAAGTTAGCTAAAATCAACTTGACTTATGTAAGTGATGAGTATGTAGATGAAGCTTCTGCTTCAACGCAATTATTCAACAAGCAGTATTATATGAAGAATAATGCGTTACCATCTTTTCATGCAACCAAAGGTTTTGATATTACTTATGACGTTTTAATGCGTTTAGCTTCTGGAGAGAATTTAAAAGCAACTTTTAAAGAAGGAGCATCTTTTAGAGTAGAAAGTAAGTTCGATTATTCTAACAAGTTATTTGGTACTTCAGAGAATAAAGGGTTGTTTATTGTTCAATATAATAAAGACTTAAGTTTAACAAGATTAAAGTAG